CTGTCGGCGTAGGCTATCTTCCTGAGGAGCGCGATGGTTAAGCCGACGGCGAACTCCGCAACGGCCTCGCTGAGAACCCCCGCCACCTTGGTCACGTATATTCCCTTCCTCGTTGCCGCCTCAACGTCAACGTGGTCATAACCAGCGGAGTGGCAGCTTATCACCTTCAGCCTATCGGCCCTCTCGATGACCTCGCCGGGCAGGGGGTTGAGGGGGGAAACTATCACCCCGTCGAACTCCCCTATTCTCTCTTTCAGCTCCTCCACGCCCGGATAGAGAATCAGCTCGACGTCCGCGTACTTCCTCAGTTCCTCCAAAGGCCTGCTCTTCATCTTGAAGAGAACGGCCACCCTCGGCCTCATGATATCACCTTAAGATGAATATCGAAACGGCCTAATAAGGTTTTCTGCCTCGTCAGATCGCCCAAACCGGGCCGGGAAAGCTTAAAAACTTTGGCCGGTTCTCCCTTTAGGTGGTGCGAATGGCCAAGGTAAGGCGGGAAAAGTGGAGCGAGAACTTCAGCGAGTGGTACAACGAGCTGATCGAGACGGCGGGAATCCAGGACAAGCGCTATCCGGTCAAGGGAATGAACATCTGGCTCCCCTACGGGCTCAAGATAATGCGCAACATCGAGCGCTTTATCCACTCCGAGATGGAGAGAACCGGCCACGAGGAGGTTCTCTTCCCTGCCCTCATTCCGGAAACCGAGTTCCAGAAGGAGGCCGAGCACATAAAGGGCTTCGAGGACGAGGTCTACTGGGTGACGCATGCCGGTTTAGACCCGCTGGATATCAGGCTGATCCTCCGCCCGACGAGCGAAACCGCGATGTACTCGATGTTCTCCCTCTGGATCCGCTCCCACGCTGATTTACCCTTCAAGGTTTACCAGATAGTGAACACCTACCGCTATGAGACCAAGCACACAAGGCCCCTGATAAGGGTCAGGGAGATAAGCAGGTTCTTTGAGGCCCACACAGCCCACGACAGCTACGAGGACGCCGAAAGGCAGATCAAGGAGGACCTCGAGATATTCGACCGCCTCGCGAAGTTCTTGGCCTTGCCCTACATAGTCTCCAAGCGCCCCGAGTGGGACAAGTTCCCCGGGGCTTACTACTCGCTCGGAGCCGAGATAATGATGCCCGACGGCAGGACGCTCCAGATAGGGACGATGCACAATTACCGCCAGAACTTCGCCAAGGCCTACAACATACAGTACGAGACTGAAACCGGCGAGCACGAGTTCGTCCACCAGACGACCTTTGGAATGAGCGAGCGCCTTTTGGCGGCGGTCATAGCCGTGCACGGCGACGACAACGGAATGGTCCTCCCGCCGACGATAGCCCCCATACAGGTCGTCATCGTCCCGATTCCGAAGAAGGACGCCGAGGCCGATGTATTCGCCTACGCGAGGGAGATAGCGGAGGAGCTCAGAAACGCTGGCCTCAGGGTTCACGTGGACGAGCGCGATATAAGGCCGGGCAGGAAGTACTACGACTGGGAGCTCAAGGGCGTTCCGCTCAGGATAGAGGTCGGCCCGAGGGACGTTGAGGGGAGGAAAGCCGTCCTCGCGAGGCGCGATACCCTTGAAAAGGTCACCGTCGAGCGCGATGCCATCGTTGAAGAGGTCAGGAAGACCCTCGACGAGATCCACGAGAACCTCCACAACAGGGCCAGGGAGTTCCTCGAGAGCCACATCAAGCGCGTCGATACCATCGAGGAGGCCAGAGCGGTCTTCGATGACAGGCGCGGAATAGTTGAGATCCCCTGGTGCGGTGACGAGGAGTGCGGCCTCAAGATGGAGGAAGAACTTGACGCCAAGATGCTTGGAACTCCCTATCCCGAGGATAAGGCCAAAGAAGGCATCGAGGGCAGGAAGTGCCCGGTCTGCGGCAGGGAGGCCAAGTTCATCGCGAGGTTCGCGAGAACCTACTGATTCTTTTTCTCCAAATTTCTCCTTTGAAGAAACAAGGAAGAAAAAAGAGGAATCAGGCGGCCTGGGCCTCGAGCTCCTTCAGGGCTTCCTCGAGGACCTCAACGGCCTCACTGACGTAGATGTAAGCCTTCCTTATGTGGACGCTGAAGACGATCCAGCCAAGGCTCCTGCCGTCACTCGGGAGGCCGTAGGCGAGGGCCTGGTCGTACTCGGTGGTGGCGTTGCTGTAGAGCTCGAGGGCCAGCTGAAGGGTCTCATTGCTGACGTTCATCTGGACGCTGAGGTTGTAAAGCTCGTTGAAGGTCTCCTCCTTATCCTGGTAGAGGTAGTACCAGGCCACGGACTGCTTGATGAAGCTCTTGTAGTCCCAGGTGGCGGCGCCAGCGACACCGGCAAGGGGGACCAGCGCCACCATCATAATCGCAAGGAACGCGGCAGCCTTCCTCACGGTCTCACCCCCATCAGATGTATTCATTTGATAGCGTTTTTAAATCCTTCCCTCCCCCAACGTTTAAAAAACGGACATCGAAGGCACTCCCATGATACTCGGGATCCACGACGGTCACGACGCCGGAGCGGTGCTGATAGAAGGAGAGAGAATTTTCGCGGTGAACGAGGAGAGGCTGAACAGGGTCAAGAAGTTCAGGGGCTTCCCAAAGCTGAGCGTCGAGAAGGTCCTCGAGATGGCGGGTGTTGAGCCTGGAGACGTCGAGGTCATAGCGGTAGCTGGGATCTTCAGGAAGCAGAAACGCCTCCTTGAGCTTGAGGAGAACCTGAAGGCAATTTTTGGGCCGGACTTCAAGAGGAAAGTCATCTTCGTCGAGCATCATTTAGCGCACTCGGCCTCGGCCTACTACACCTCGGGCTGGCGCGATGCCCTGGCAATCAGCATAGACGCGGCCGGCGACGGGCTCAGCTCGTCAATCTACGTGGCGAGAGATGGCGAGATGATCAGGATTGCCCAGAGCACCTACATCGACTCCCTCGGCGACTTCTATGCCTCGGTTACTGAACTTTTAGGCTTCAAACCGATGCGCCACGAGGGAAAGGTGATGAGCCTCGCCGCCTATGGAAGGCCGGCCTACGATTTGAGCGCGATAATCGAGCTGAACGGGCTGAGCTTCGACAACCACCTCAAGGTCATCGGCGTGGAAGCGACGAGAAGGCTGGCGGAGCTCTTCCACTATCCATTCTCAAAGGCGAGGGAGATAGCAAACCAGATGAAGCGCGGGAAGCTCGACGGCGAGCTCCAGAAGAAGGCGATAGATATAGCGGCCAGCGCTCAACGGCACCTTGAGATGCTCATCGGGGAGCTGGGGCTCAAGCTGAAGGGCTATGGCCTTCCGCTCGCCTACGCCGGAGGGGTCGCCCAGAACGTAAAAGCCAACGCCGTTTTGAGGCAAGTCTTCGGGGACGGCAACCTCTGGGTCTTTCCGGCGATGGACGACGGAGGCTTGGCCTTCGGTGCGGCAGTCTTCGTGAAAGCTCAGATGGACAGGCTCGACGGAAGATGGAGGCCCTTCAGGCTTGAGCACGTCTACCTCGGGCCGGCCTATAGGAAGGAGGAAGTTGAGGAGTTCCTGAGGAGGGAAGGCCTCGAGTTTGAGGAGGTTGATGCCGGCTTCGTGGCCGATGCATTGGCGGAGGGAAAACTCGTCGGCTTCTTCCAGGGGGCAATGGAGTTCGGGCCGAGGGCCCTGGGCAACCGCTCGATTTTAGCTGACCCCCGCGATGAGCGCGTGAAGGAGAGACTAAACGTGGCCTTAAAACGCGACGTCTTCCAGCCCTTTGCGCCCTCCCTGCTGTGGGAGAAGGCAGGGGAATACCTTGAAGACCTCAACGGTCTGCCTAACGAGTTCATGACGATGAGCTACGCGGCCAGCGATGAGTTCAGGAAGCTCGCCCCCGCTGTGGTTCACGTTGATGGCACGACGAGGCCCCAGGCGGTGAGGAAAGAGGTTAATCCGGTTTACTACGAAGTCATCAAGGCCTTCGAGCGCAGAACCGGGCTCGGGGCGGTTCTAAACACGAGCTTCAACATGCACGGCGAGCCGATAGTCTGCTCACCCGAGGACGCTCTGAGAACCTTTAGAGCCGCTGAGCTGGACGTTCTGGTTGTTGAGGGGCTCGCGGTTTGGAAGGAGGGCCCTTGAGCTATTGTCTTTTTCTCCCGAAAACCCTTTACCCTTAAGGTGGGAGCTGACCTCCAATCTGCCCTGAAGGGCGAGGCTTTCAAAAGAAAAGGCAACGAAAGACTGAAGAAAGAAGGCCGCCTCGTCTGGATTTGGAAGACTTCGAAACCCTTATAAATGGGAAAACGTACTCTAAAGTATGATACTCACGAGTAAGTTTATTGACCGGGAGCGGGAGCTTGAGTTCCTGAAGGATAGATACGGTTCTGAGAGTGCGGAGCTGATAATTCTCTACGGGCGAAGGAGGATAGGTAAGACCTACCTCCTCCAGCGGTTCCTCTCGGAGGTCGGTGGGCTTTACCTTCTCGCCGAGGAGAGCGAGACCGTTCTCGAGGACTTTTCAGAGAAACTGGCCGATTACTTCAACGATCCGGTGCTGAGGGAGAACCCGTTAAGGAACTGGAGGGCTTTCTTTGCTTATCTCTCTGAAAAAAGCTCGGAAAGACTCGTGGTCGTCATAGACGAGGTTCAGTACGTGGCCAAGGCCCACAGGGAGTTCCTCAGCGTCCTCCAGAAGTACTGGGATACGAGCCTCTCAAAAACGAAGATAATGTTAATCCTCTGCGGCTCTCTTGTTTCGTTCATGGAGGGGATCCTCTCGGCAAAATCGCCGGTGTACGGCAGAAGAACCGGTGCATGGAAGGTTGAGGAGATGGACTTCTTCAGCGCGAGAAAGTTTCACCAGATGAGCCTTGAGGAGGCAATCCATGTTTACGCCGTCTTCGGCGGTGTTCCCCAGTACTGGGCCGACTACAACCCCGGTCTCGGCTTCTGGGAGAACATCAGAAGGCTGGTCCTCTCCAAGGGGGCCAAGTACTACGACGAGCCGAAATACCTCCTCCGCGAGGAGCTGAGGGACGTTTCGCGCTACTTCTCAATTCTCAGAGCGATAGCGCTTGGCTACAACCGCTTCGGCCAGATAGCCGATAAGGCGCGGATTGAAAAGAACTCCCTCGGCAAATACCTCAGTGTTCTTCAGGAGATGGGCTACGTAACTGAGGAGTTCCCAGTTACCGGTGGGAGGAGGGGAATCTACAGGATAAGCGACAACCTCTTCGCCTTCTGGTTCCGTTTCGTTTACCCTCTGCGGGGCGAGATCGAGATGGGCCTCGACGTCGTTGAGGACATCAAGGTGGAGTTCAACCACTACCTCGGCTTCGTCTTCGAGAAAGTCGCCGAGCAGTTTCTGGTCGGGCTGAACAGGGCTGGAAGACTTCCGTTCAGGTTCACCAGGATTGGAAGATGGTGGCGCAAGAGTGAAGAAATCGACCTGCTTGCTCTGAACGAGCGTGAGAACAAGGTTCTGTCCATCGAGGTTAAGTGGAAGGAGCTGAGCGAGAGGGAAGCGAGGGGGATTCTTGGGGACCTTGAAAGAAAGATCGAGCTTGTTGGGCTTGACGGGTGGGAGAAAAGCTATGGGCTTGTTGCGAGGAAGGTTGATGGAAAGGAGAGTCTGAGGAGCAGGGGTTGGCTCGTGTGGGATCTGGAGGATTTTGAAATGCTCAATCCGGAGGACTAACGCCCAGAAGGAGATAATCCCAGGTGAAACATAGATGTCTACCGGAATGGTCCCGGAGAACTGAATCGAGGGTCTCTCTATCCAAAATCGTGTCCCCCAACGTCTTTATCTGCACTTCGATGTCCATCTTTTCGCCCAGGTAAGGTTATAAACATCGCCGAGAAGGAAAAGCGGTGATGTTCATGGCGCTGAGCGACAGACTCGAGCTCGTAAACCCTTCTGAGATTAGAAAGCTTTTCGACCTTGCCCAAGGCGTCGAGGGTCTGATCTCCCTTGGAATCGGCGAGCCGGACTTCGACACGCCGGAGCACATAAAGGAGTACGCCAAGGAGGCATTGGACAGGGGAATGACTCATTACGGCCCAAACGCAGGTCTTCCTATGCTCCGCGAGGCGATAGCGAGGAAGCTTAAAGAGCAGAACGGCGTAGAGGCAGACCCGAAGAGCGAGATAATGGTCACGGTGGGAGCGAACCAGGCGTTCATAATGGGCCTAGCGGCCTTCCTCAGGGAGGGGGAGGAGGTCCTCATTCCGAGCCCGATGTTCGTCAGCTACGCTCCAGCGGTAATCCTCGCCGGCGGAAAGCCGGTCGAGGT
This Thermococcus cleftensis DNA region includes the following protein-coding sequences:
- the proS gene encoding proline--tRNA ligase gives rise to the protein MAKVRREKWSENFSEWYNELIETAGIQDKRYPVKGMNIWLPYGLKIMRNIERFIHSEMERTGHEEVLFPALIPETEFQKEAEHIKGFEDEVYWVTHAGLDPLDIRLILRPTSETAMYSMFSLWIRSHADLPFKVYQIVNTYRYETKHTRPLIRVREISRFFEAHTAHDSYEDAERQIKEDLEIFDRLAKFLALPYIVSKRPEWDKFPGAYYSLGAEIMMPDGRTLQIGTMHNYRQNFAKAYNIQYETETGEHEFVHQTTFGMSERLLAAVIAVHGDDNGMVLPPTIAPIQVVIVPIPKKDAEADVFAYAREIAEELRNAGLRVHVDERDIRPGRKYYDWELKGVPLRIEVGPRDVEGRKAVLARRDTLEKVTVERDAIVEEVRKTLDEIHENLHNRAREFLESHIKRVDTIEEARAVFDDRRGIVEIPWCGDEECGLKMEEELDAKMLGTPYPEDKAKEGIEGRKCPVCGREAKFIARFARTY
- a CDS encoding carbamoyltransferase family protein, translating into MILGIHDGHDAGAVLIEGERIFAVNEERLNRVKKFRGFPKLSVEKVLEMAGVEPGDVEVIAVAGIFRKQKRLLELEENLKAIFGPDFKRKVIFVEHHLAHSASAYYTSGWRDALAISIDAAGDGLSSSIYVARDGEMIRIAQSTYIDSLGDFYASVTELLGFKPMRHEGKVMSLAAYGRPAYDLSAIIELNGLSFDNHLKVIGVEATRRLAELFHYPFSKAREIANQMKRGKLDGELQKKAIDIAASAQRHLEMLIGELGLKLKGYGLPLAYAGGVAQNVKANAVLRQVFGDGNLWVFPAMDDGGLAFGAAVFVKAQMDRLDGRWRPFRLEHVYLGPAYRKEEVEEFLRREGLEFEEVDAGFVADALAEGKLVGFFQGAMEFGPRALGNRSILADPRDERVKERLNVALKRDVFQPFAPSLLWEKAGEYLEDLNGLPNEFMTMSYAASDEFRKLAPAVVHVDGTTRPQAVRKEVNPVYYEVIKAFERRTGLGAVLNTSFNMHGEPIVCSPEDALRTFRAAELDVLVVEGLAVWKEGP
- a CDS encoding pyrolysin — protein: MRKAAAFLAIMMVALVPLAGVAGAATWDYKSFIKQSVAWYYLYQDKEETFNELYNLSVQMNVSNETLQLALELYSNATTEYDQALAYGLPSDGRSLGWIVFSVHIRKAYIYVSEAVEVLEEALKELEAQAA
- a CDS encoding ATP-binding protein, whose amino-acid sequence is MILTSKFIDRERELEFLKDRYGSESAELIILYGRRRIGKTYLLQRFLSEVGGLYLLAEESETVLEDFSEKLADYFNDPVLRENPLRNWRAFFAYLSEKSSERLVVVIDEVQYVAKAHREFLSVLQKYWDTSLSKTKIMLILCGSLVSFMEGILSAKSPVYGRRTGAWKVEEMDFFSARKFHQMSLEEAIHVYAVFGGVPQYWADYNPGLGFWENIRRLVLSKGAKYYDEPKYLLREELRDVSRYFSILRAIALGYNRFGQIADKARIEKNSLGKYLSVLQEMGYVTEEFPVTGGRRGIYRISDNLFAFWFRFVYPLRGEIEMGLDVVEDIKVEFNHYLGFVFEKVAEQFLVGLNRAGRLPFRFTRIGRWWRKSEEIDLLALNERENKVLSIEVKWKELSEREARGILGDLERKIELVGLDGWEKSYGLVARKVDGKESLRSRGWLVWDLEDFEMLNPED